Genomic window (Jeotgalibaca ciconiae):
ATATCTTTCACGGGCATATAACGATGCTCCCAAATATTGTGCAAATATCGTAAATACTCAACTGAAAAATAATGAGGTCATTATTATTGGAGAAATTCCTGCTCGATGTATTCAAGATTATCGCAATGATTTAACTTTTTTTACAAATGGGCTTAGTGTTTGTTTAGCAGAGCTAAAAGGATATCAGGTTACCACTGGCGAACCTGTTTGCCAGACCCGTCGTCTAAATAGTCGGATAGATAAAGTAAGATATATGTTCAATAAAATAACTTAGTGCGTTTTATGTTGTTATATAAATATGGTTTCTTATTAAATAAGATGAAATATTCTTTAATATAGATTTGAATTAAAGTGGAAAGGAGGAGATTGTTATTATAAACTACAAGTGGATATTGTGTCCTATTTGTGGAAATAAAACAAGACTACGAATACGAGTGGATACTATACTTAAAAATTTCCCTTTATACTGCCCCAAATGTAAGAACGAAACTTTAATTAATGTTCAAAAAATGAATATAATAACAATCAAAGAGCCAGACGCCAAGACGCAGAGCCGATAATTTGAGAAATGAAACTCTCATCTTATCGGCTCTTTTTGTTTATCTGAATTTTACTGACTAGCCTTCAATATTTCTTGCTTCATTGATACCTTTTGCTAGTGCTTCCATTAAGGATAGTTCTTTGTCTGTAAAGCTATCCATGTATTTTTCTACCTGTAACCTTCGAGTGCTTTTAATCAAATTATCTGTAGGTAAGAAAAATTCATCAATAGATACATGGAGTAATGATACAAGATCATACAGCACTTGTGTACTTGGGTGTTGTCCTTTGTTTTCTATATTTGTTAAATAACGTGGGTCAATTTCAATCATTGTTCCCACTTGTTCACGAGTGAGACCCCGTTTCATTCGAGCCTCTTTAATCGCTAAACCAACGGCTCTAAAATCGTATTTATCTTCTTTTTTACGCATACTAAATCACCTCTATACATTTTACTGTTCCTATATAACCATAAACAGGTATAGAAAAACATGTTATATAGTTTATGAGTTCCTATAGAACACTGGGGAATTTATTAATGCGATGAATCCAATTTCAAATAGAAAGGTCGCTGATTTTATTTACCTATACAACTTTATAAAATTTAGTCATACTCCTAGAAAGTAGATAAAATTGGCGACTTAATGGAGGGAAAAGTCGCCATGAGAAAGGTAATCTGTCATCTAGTTCTCTTAATTAAGTTCTTATCAAAAAAACTTATCCACCTGTACTGGATAGATATGACCATCAATGTGGTTTTGCAGATTACATAGATAGAAAAATCAAAGCATATGAACAGAGAAAACAATCTGTTTATGTGCTTTTTTGGTCACTTAATAAATATCTTTTAGGATTTCTCTTCATTTATGCAACAAATCCCCCTTTCGTGTCGGGGCTTAGTATGAAGGGAGATAAAGAAGCACATGCCACTCCCTTTCACGACAGAAAGGGGGTGAAAAGCATGAAACCATCTTCTTTTCAAGAAACCATAGAAAATCAGTTTGACTATATCTGCAAACAAGTTATTGAAGATGAACGAAAAGATTACTTCAAACATCTAGACAGACTATCAGCAAAAGAAGTCTCGTTTTCTGATATAGATAACTACCTTGTCAACTCTTTTTCTACTGTTGATACGTACGTCACTGATTTCCAACTATTTAAATTATTTGGATCAAGAATCAATGTTGAAAGTGATTTATTAAGTGAAGCCCTGCGTCATCTTTCAGAGAAAAAACGGAACATTATTTTACTTCATTACTTTATGGATATGAGTGATGTGGAGATTGCGGAGTTACTAAATTTGAATCGTTCGACTGTTTATCGTCATCGAATAAGTGGACTAGCCATGATTAAAGAATTCATGAAGGAGTGTAAAGAATGAAAACAGCTTATCCAAGGGTTCCCTTCCCCCTCATTGTAAAGGCGACAGATGGCGACGTGGAAGCAATTAATCAGATTGTTAAACATTATCGAGGGTATACCTCAAAACGTTCATTACGTCGCATGACAGACGAATATGGAAATTCTCATATGGTTATTGATGAAACCCTACGTGGCAGAATGGAAACGAAACTCATCTCTAAGATTTTATCGTTCGAAATTAAATAGTCCCATTTTTTCGTGGAAGCGTGTCGAATCGTATCCACGCTTCCCGATTTGGGAGGTTTGTTATTCCATCAAAGCATATTGTGTGTTCAGTAGGTTTTGATAGGCTAACAAGCCAAACGTTCTTTGACAACCAAATAAAGGCAATCGAATACGTTTCGGTAAGAAAAGAGCTGATGAACTAACACGCCATGACCTACAAAATTAGTGAGCGATTCATGTTAGTAATTCGAAAGTAATCTTTAGCAGGATTGCTGCCATGACTTTCTTATCGTGATAATGATACTCCCGTATAGCCATAGTCCGAGCGTTAGAAGCGTCACAGGCAATGGGTACGGCTACATGAGAACCATGCAGAAGTGAAATTCCTGTGAGCTTTGCTAGAGCTGTTCGATTGCTAAGATATTCTTCTCTTGTCAGTGTATTATTATAAAACTATTTGATATAATTATAGGTGAATATTGGAGTTTTCCTAGCCTATAATTGGGAAAGG
Coding sequences:
- a CDS encoding RNA polymerase sigma factor encodes the protein MKPSSFQETIENQFDYICKQVIEDERKDYFKHLDRLSAKEVSFSDIDNYLVNSFSTVDTYVTDFQLFKLFGSRINVESDLLSEALRHLSEKKRNIILLHYFMDMSDVEIAELLNLNRSTVYRHRISGLAMIKEFMKECKE
- a CDS encoding helix-turn-helix domain-containing protein, whose translation is MRKKEDKYDFRAVGLAIKEARMKRGLTREQVGTMIEIDPRYLTNIENKGQHPSTQVLYDLVSLLHVSIDEFFLPTDNLIKSTRRLQVEKYMDSFTDKELSLMEALAKGINEARNIEG
- a CDS encoding cysteine-rich KTR domain-containing protein gives rise to the protein MNYKWILCPICGNKTRLRIRVDTILKNFPLYCPKCKNETLINVQKMNIITIKEPDAKTQSR
- a CDS encoding helix-turn-helix domain-containing protein, which codes for MKTAYPRVPFPLIVKATDGDVEAINQIVKHYRGYTSKRSLRRMTDEYGNSHMVIDETLRGRMETKLISKILSFEIK